A portion of the Hymenobacter gelipurpurascens genome contains these proteins:
- the rpsJ gene encoding 30S ribosomal protein S10, which produces MNQKIRIKLKSYDHNLVDKSSEKIVKAVKATGAIVSGPIPLPTDKEKFTVLRSPHVNKKSREQFQLCTYKRLVDIYSTSSKTVDALMKLELPSGVDVEIKV; this is translated from the coding sequence ATGAACCAGAAGATTCGCATTAAACTCAAATCCTACGACCACAACTTGGTTGACAAATCGTCGGAGAAGATTGTGAAGGCGGTGAAGGCTACGGGCGCTATCGTAAGCGGCCCTATCCCATTGCCAACCGACAAGGAGAAGTTCACCGTACTTCGTTCGCCCCACGTGAACAAGAAGTCGCGTGAGCAGTTCCAGCTCTGCACCTACAAGCGACTCGTTGATATCTACTCGACTTCTTCGAAGACGGTAGATGCTCTGATGAAGCTGGAGTTGCCGAGCGGCGTAGACGTTGAAATCAAAGTCTGA